A stretch of the Capsicum annuum cultivar UCD-10X-F1 chromosome 8, UCD10Xv1.1, whole genome shotgun sequence genome encodes the following:
- the LOC107839660 gene encoding ABC transporter F family member 4 gives MARGSKVARKTNGRRKAGSTYRDSDQSDEDYRLDDDEEFDESEDGYSSFVGDESEESLGEYEDDDEELKPRKVKRAVRSRASSRNKKGTVKPRKRKRVSYREDDDEDDGVDEDEEEFTPDCLDEEEEFTVTKRTNNSSNRRLRKGTVKDEDDEEFTPDCLDDEEEFPETKVSNNSSKRRLRNGTIKDEDDEEFTPDCLDDEEEEFPETELSNNSSKRRLRKGTVKDEGDEDDEEFTPDCLDEEEEEEELPVMEETENSSKRQLRKGNVKDEDDEEFTPDCLDEEEEEEFPLTEETDNSGKQWLRKGTIKDEVDEEVEDDEEFNPDSLQEEEDFPVAKGMKNSSRLRRHKGTAKDDDEDDDEEEDKDDEEFTPDDLDEEEDIPITKGMKNSSKPQLCKGTIKDDEEDDDDDDEEFNPDSLEDEEEFPVMEGIKYSSKPRLRKGTTREQKRNRNHKELKKITRKKPQKNQRLKRKARSENDEEFIDVDPIMKEKNKKNAGQRRKRKRLTVDSDSDFVASSGSSDHEFTISEEEREQVREASNFCRSLVTTWRGSASLKNPPREEAPRLQRKHPGRKAKEKVEELKSEAGKQICGICLSEEGKRTVRGTLNCCSHYFCFACIMEWSKVESRCPLCKQRFVTISKPARSDTGFDLRTLVLQVPERDQVYQPSEEELRGYLDPYENVLCTECQQGGDDALMLLCDLCDSPAHTYCVGLGREVPEGNWYCESCRPTALASSNPQNLNPMPGSFSVGSPPVANVRETFDLNEMYIPDTPLTEESGDFQSPRDGQVSSLASGIGAFTVSDRRRIQRQIHQLLNDRRRQLGNVTGTFGGVSGNSIFGSQIARSRELAAQPAVAQRAAPHNTFFRGRQLDNAHLSQNRNFVPQTSSNLSGQLNLNGASTSSQSFFGEFLESELQGTDASFSFGLVHQPLHPCSSRSNVGPDTSTSPCQFREPAVPSRTLPSTLRRPF, from the exons ATGGCAAGGGGAAGCAAAGTTGCACGAAAGACTAATGGTAGGAGAAAGGCTGGATCCACATATAGAGATTCAGATCAGTCAGATGAGGATTACAGACTCGATGACGATGAAGAGTTTGATGAGTCAGAAGATGGATATTCTTCTTTCGTTGGAGATGAGTCTGAAGAGAGTTTAGGTGAATATGAAGATGACGATGAGGAACTAAAGCCGAGGAAGGTGAAAAGGGCTGTTCGATCAAGAGCATCAAGCAGAAATAAAAAAGGCACTGTAAAGcctagaaagagaaagagagtttCATATAGagaagatgatgatgaggatgatggAGTTGATGAAGATGAGGAGGAGTTCACACCAGATTgcttggatgaagaagaagagtttacAGTAACGAAAAGGACAAACAATTCTAGCAACCGAAGGTTGCGTAAGGGCACTGttaaagatgaagatgatgaggaaTTCACACCAGATTGCTTGGATGATGAAGAAGAGTTCCCAGAAACGAAAGTGTCGAACAATTCTAGCAAGCGACGGTTACGTAACGGCACTAtcaaagatgaagatgatgaggaaTTCACACCAGATTGCttggatgatgaagaagaagagtttcCAGAAACGGAACTGTCGAACAATTCTAGCAAGCGACGGTTACGTAAGGGCACTGTCAAAGATGAAGGTGACGAAGATGATGAGGAATTCACACCAGATTgcttggatgaagaagaagaagaagaagaacttcCTGTAATGGAAGAGACGGAAAATTCTAGCAAGCGACAGTTACGTAAAGGAAATGttaaagatgaagatgatgaggaaTTCACACCAGATTgcttggatgaagaagaagaagaagagtttccaTTAACGGAAGAGACGGATAATTCTGGCAAGCAATGGTTACGGAAGGGCACTATCaaagatgaagttgatgaagaAGTTGAAGATGATGAGGAATTTAATCCAGATAGCTTGCAGGAAGAAGAGGATTTCCCAGTAGCGAAAGGGATGAAGAATTCAAGCCGGTTACGGAGGCATAAGGGCACTGCCAAAGATGATGACgaggatgatgatgaagaagaagacaaGGATGATGAGGAATTCACTCCAGATGATTTGGACGAAGAAGAGGATATTCCAATTACGAAAGGGATGAAGAATTCAAGCAAGCCACAGTTGTGTAAGGGCACTATCAAAGATGATgaagaggatgatgatgatgatgatgaggaattCAATCCAGATAGCTTGGAGGACGAAGAAGAGTTTCCAGTAATGGAAGGGATAAAGTATTCAAGCAAGCCACGGTTGCGTAAGGGCACTACCAGAgaacaaaagagaaatagaaaccaTAAAGAGTTGAAGAAGATCACAAGAAAGAAACCACAGAAGAACCAGCGATTGAAAAGGAAAGCGAGATCTGAAAATGACGAGGAGTTCATAGATGTTGATCCAATCatgaaagaaaagaacaaaaagaatgcAGGTCAGAGGAGGAAGAGAAAGAGATTAACCGTAGATTCTGATTCAGACTTTGTTGCGAGCTCTGGATCGTCTGACCATGAGTTTACCATCTCTGAAGAAGAGAGGGAACAAGTTAGAGAGGCTAGCAATTTTTGCAGGAGCTTGGTTACAACTTGGAGGGGCTCAGCGTCTTTGAAAAATCCACCCAGAGAGGAAGCTCCGCGCCTACAAAGAAAACATCCAGGAAGAAAGGCTAAAGAAAAGGTGGAGGAGTTAAAGAGTGAAGCCGGAAAGCAGATTTGTGGCATATGTTTGTCTGAAGAAGGTAAGAGAACAGTTAGAGGGACATTGAATTGCTGCagtcattatttttgttttgcttgcATCATGGAGTGGTCCAAAGTGGAATCCCGCTGTCCACTGTGCAAGCAGAGGTTTGTGACGATCAGTAAACCTGCGAGGTCAGACACTGGCTTTGATTTGAGGACTCTGGTTCTTCAAGTCCCTGAACGTGATCAG GTTTATCAACCTTCTGAGGAGGAGCTTAGGGGTTACCTTGACCCATACGAAAATGTATTATGTACAGAGTGCCAGCAAGGTGGGGATGATGCTCTTATGCTACTTTGTGATCTCTGTGATTCACCTGCGCATACTTATTGTGTTGGTCTTGGACGTGAGGTGCCTGAAGGTAACTGGTACTGTGAAAGCTGTCGGCCAACTGCTCTTGCTTCTTCAAACCCACAGAATCTGAATCCGATGCCTGGCAGTTTTTCTGTTGGTTCACCTCCTGTTGCCAATGTAAGAGAAACATTTGATCTTAATGAAATGTATATACCTGATACCCCTTTGACTGAAGAGTCAGGTGATTTTCAATCTCCCCGAGATGGTCAAGTTTCTTCTCTAGCTTCTGGGATTGGGGCATTTACAGTTTCTGACCGACGCAGAATACAAAGGCAAATACATCAACTCCTTAATGACAGGAGGAGACAACTTGGGAACGTTACTGGGACCTTCGGTGGTGTATCAGGGAATAGTATCTTTGGTTCTCAAATTGCTCGAAGTAGGGAATTAGCAGCTCAACCTGCTGTCGCACAAAGGGCAGCACCTCATAATACATTTTTCCGGGGAAGGCAACTGGATAATGCTCATTTATCTCAAAATCGGAACTTTGTACCCCAAACATCAAGTAATTTGAGTGGGCAACTGAATTTGAATGGAGCCTCTACATCATCACAAAGTTTTTTTGGGGAATTTTTGGAAAGTGAATTGCAGGGGACTGATGCAAGTTTCAGCTTTGGTTTGGTTCATCAGCCACTCCATCCCTGCAGTAGCAGATCTAATGTTGGGCCTGATACTAGCACTTCTCCTTGTCAATTTAGAGAG CCTGCAGTACCTTCAAGGACATTGCCCAGCACTCTTAGAAGACCATTTTAG
- the LOC107839662 gene encoding protein DEHYDRATION-INDUCED 19 homolog 3, producing MDAADSWSARLSSASRRYQTSFQSRSGMKWENLEAEMLMGFEELDVDDDIREEFPCCFCSEYFDIVGLCCHIDDEHPVEAKNGVCPVCTMRVGVDMVAHITLQHGNIFKMQRKRKSRRAGSHSTLSLLRKELREGNLQSLLGGSSCVVSSTSTAPDPLLSSFILPMGDDFKSTPTHSPAETVSAKKNSIVAASERKVQQPPMSVKDQEEKAKRSLFVQGLLLSTILDDNL from the exons ATGGATGCTGCTGATTCATGGAGTGCTCGTCTCTCTTCTGCTTCCAGGCGTTATCAAACTTCTTTTCAATCTCGATCTG GAATGAAATGGGAGAATCTTGAGGCGGAAatgttgatgggttttgaggAGCTTGATGTGGATGATGATATAAGAGAGGAGTTTCCTTGCTGCTTTTGTTCTGAGTATTTTGATATTGTTGGGTTATGTTGCCATATTGATGATGAGCATCCTGTTGAGGCCAAGAATGGG GTGTGTCCAGTTTGCACTATGAGGGTGGGCGTTGACATGGTTGCACACATAACCTTACAGCATGGGAATATCTTCAAA ATGCAGCGCAAGAGGAAATCTCGCAGAGCTGGTTCTCATTCAACACTTTCCTTATTAAGGAAGGAACTGCGAGAAGGAAATTTGCAGTCCCTACTTGGAGGGTCCTCTTGTGTAGTTTCTTCTACTAGTACTGCACCAGACCCCTTGTTGTCATCGTTCATTTTGCCGATGGGTGATGATTTCAAGAGTACTCCAACGCATTCTCCTGCTGAAACAGTCTCGGCCAAGAAAAACTCAATAGTAGCTGCCTCGGAAAG AAAAGTGCAACAGCCCCCAATGTCAGTCAAGGATCAGGAGGAGAAGGCAAAGAGGAGTTTGTTCGTTCAAGGATTGCTACTGTCCACCATTCTGGACGATAATTTATAA
- the LOC107839663 gene encoding tlg2p-like protein a, producing MASRNRTILFRKYRDALRSVRIPAGSSPSTSSPGHGSGPVIELATTSLLNPNRSYAPLSTEDPGTSSNGPVTVGLPPAWVDVSEEITANVQRVRTKMAELAKAHAKALMPSFGDGREDQHRIETLTHEITDLLKRSEKKLQKLSAAGPSEDSNVRKNVQRSLATDLQSLSMELRRKQSTYLKRLQQQKEGPDGVDLEMNLNGSHSRRDDDDLDDYDLGFNEHQMAKLKKSEAFTVEREREIQQVVESVNELAQIMKDLSVLVIDQGTIVDRIDHNIQNVASTVEDGLKQLRKAERSQKRGGMVMCATVLVIMCFIMLVLLILKEIIF from the exons ATGGCGAGCAGAAATAGGACGATTTTGTTTAGAAAGTATAGAGATGCGTTGAGAAGTGTTCGGATCCCTGCGGGTTCTTCGCCGTCTACCTCATCGCCGGGACATGGTAGTGGACCGGTGATCGAATTGGCAACGACGTCGTTGCTTAATCCTAATCGATCTTATGCTCCTCTTAGTACCGAAGATCCTGGAACCTCCAG TAATGGTCCAGTTACAGTAGGTCTACCGCCAGCTTGGGTGGATGTGTCAGAAGAAATCACGGCTAATGTGCAACGGGTCCGCACAAAGATGGCTGAACTAGCCAAAGCTCATGCGAAGGCTTTAATGCCATCATTTGGAGATGGTAGGGAAGATCAGCATCGTATTGAGACTCTTACCCATGAAATAACTGATCTTCTCAAAAGATcggaaaagaaattacaaaaacttTCTGCAGCTGGGCCTTCTGAGGATTCAAATGTTAGGAAAAATGTCCAG CGCTCTCTTGCTACAGATCTTCAAAGCCTATCAATGGAGCTTCGCAGAAAACAGTCTACTTATTTGAAGCGGCTCCAGCAGCAGAAAGAG GGTCCAGATGGAGTTGACTTGGAAATGAACTTAAATGGGAGCCATTCTAGAAGggatgatgatgatttggatgACTATGACTTG GGATTTAATGAGCATCAGATGGCCAAGCTAAAGAAAAGCGAGGCGTTCACtgttgaaagagagagagaaatacaGCAG GTGGTTGAATCAGTGAACGAACTTGCCCAAATTATGAAAGACCTGTCAGTTCTGGTGATAGACCAG GGTACTATTGTCGATAGGATTGACCACAATATTCAAAATGTTGCATCAACAGTTGAGGATGGCCTTAAACAACTCCGGAAG GCTGAACGAAGCCAGAAACGAGGTGGAATGGTCATGTGTGCAACGGTTTTAGTTATCATGTGCTTCATAATGCTGGTCCTCTTAATTTTGAAGGAGATAATATTCTGA
- the LOC107839664 gene encoding exonuclease DPD1, chloroplastic/mitochondrial gives MRKAAMCFSLSQFPRCRIQILTNSWWQSFHHISRIGRGSISSKVLAAGKHGLEGRYNSTENRTLTTKSEGKNKAAFIRKTTIRHEILDEATKSEVEYSSEITEIGSTQYVDIRQTIVENKDLAKLMTFIIFDIETTGFSRENERIIEIALRDLNGGVNSTFQTLVNPGCSVPNSHIHGITTGMVKRPEVPRMGDLIPILLRYVGSRQKPDGYVVLIAHNARGFDVPFLIKEFSRYSFDIPPNWLFIDTLPLAREVMKSGGKKAPPKVSLHALGQHYGIPFVGSAHRAMADVHMLSAIFQRLTFDLKLTIPSLIEGHSFWPSEVGSKKKKKTPG, from the exons ATGAGAAAAGCTGCAATGTGCTTCTCGCTGTCACAGTTTCCTCGATGTAGAATTCAAATATTGACTAATTCATGGTGGCAAAGTTTCCACCATATAAGTAGGATTGGTAGGGGAAGCATTAGCTCCAAGGTTCTTGCTGCGGGTAAACATGGGCTGGAAGGTAGGTATAATAGTACTGAGAATAGGACTCTAACTACAAAAAGTGAAGGGAAAAACAAGGCTGCCTTTATCAGAAAAACAACTATCAGACACGAAATATTAGATGAAGCAACAAAATCGGAAGTAGAATATAGTTCAGAAATAACTGAAATAGGAAGTACACAATATGTTGATATTCGACAAACAATTGTTGAAAACAAAGACTTGGCCAAACTCAtgacttttatcatttttgatattGAAACCACTGGGTTTAGCagagaaaatgaaagaattaTCGAGATTGCATTGCGGGATCTTAATGGGGGTGTTAACAGCACATTCCAGACATTAGTCAATCCTGGCTGTAGTGTTCCAAATTCACATATCCACGGAATTACCACCGGTATGGTCAAAAGACCTGAGGTCCCCAG GATGGGGGACCTCATTCCGATCTTGTTGAGGTATGTAGGAAGCCGACAGAAACCTGATGGATATGTGGTGTTGATTGCACATAATGCTCGCGGTTTTGATGTTCCTTTTCTAATTAAGGAATTCAGTAGATACTCCTTTGATATTCCCCCAAATTGGTTGTTCATTGATACTCTCCCTTTGGCACGTGAAGTCATGAAATCCGGAG GCAAAAAGGCTCCTCCAAAAGTGTCATTGCATGCCCTTGGTCAACACTATGGGATCCCTTTTGTTGGTTCTGCTCATAGAGCCATGGCGGATGTGCACATGTTATCAGCAATATTTCAGCGACTGACATTCGACCTAAAGTTGACAATTCCTTCTCTTATTGAAGGACATTCCTTTTGGCCATCAGAAGTAGGcagcaagaagaagaagaaaacccCTGGCTAA